A genomic stretch from Vibrio algarum includes:
- the mnmC gene encoding bifunctional tRNA (5-methylaminomethyl-2-thiouridine)(34)-methyltransferase MnmD/FAD-dependent 5-carboxymethylaminomethyl-2-thiouridine(34) oxidoreductase MnmC: MTSITNANLEWNEAGTPVSEKFDDVYFSNVNGLEESRYVFLKQNNLPDRWHSYEHRRFVVAETGFGTGLNFLAVWQWFEKYREQFPNAPLKELHFISFEKFPLNIEDLKKAHQAWPELESYAKQLQDSYPISVPECHRIVLANGAITLDLWFGDIKECLPAVPTNEAGIVDAWFLDGFAPSKNPEMWNQDLFDGMANLAKQDCTCATFTAAGFVRRGLIDAGFSMKKVKGFGPKREMIAGLMEHKKPFSNLQPWFARPSQPTVNDVAIIGGGIASAALAATLCQRGIKVTLYCKDPQLAQNASGNRQGAIYPLLNSNHSGASRVYAPAFLFARQFFDNASKRFDYDHDWCGVTHLAWNDKARDKLNNILLGNHSTELVKSVCVEDMDKLVGLPTSMAGITYPMGGWLSPSEFTKKLIQEQMDSGHLTLRCNTKINRLEQNEDNHWALHSDNSYFQHEVVVVANGHEATQFNQTSSIPQSAVKGQVSHIPTSPVLKKLKTVLCYNGYMTPYNPKNQYHCIGASHDRTNINHAYDEHAQQDNAHKLVRTLPDKPWVNEVDIRESLAKQGIRSTSRDHLPFVGNVCNFESVKIEYANLLKDKDVDPVSDYKNLYCFLALGGRGLCSAPLMAEVLASQICNDPIPLPVDSLEGIHPAKMWVRKLLKGRPASQ, from the coding sequence ATGACTTCTATTACCAATGCGAACCTCGAATGGAATGAGGCGGGGACACCCGTTTCCGAAAAATTTGACGATGTATACTTCTCTAATGTAAACGGCTTAGAGGAATCTCGATATGTATTTCTTAAACAAAATAATCTACCCGATAGATGGCATTCATATGAGCACCGTCGTTTTGTGGTAGCGGAAACAGGTTTTGGTACAGGCTTAAACTTCCTAGCAGTATGGCAGTGGTTTGAAAAATATCGAGAACAATTTCCAAATGCACCACTAAAAGAACTACATTTCATCAGTTTTGAGAAGTTCCCCTTAAACATTGAAGATTTAAAGAAAGCTCATCAAGCGTGGCCTGAACTAGAGTCATACGCTAAGCAACTCCAAGACTCCTATCCGATATCGGTTCCTGAATGTCACCGTATTGTATTGGCAAACGGGGCCATAACGCTTGACCTATGGTTTGGTGACATCAAAGAATGTCTACCCGCGGTGCCAACCAACGAAGCCGGTATTGTTGATGCTTGGTTCTTAGATGGTTTCGCACCAAGTAAAAACCCAGAAATGTGGAACCAAGATCTTTTTGATGGCATGGCTAATCTAGCAAAGCAAGACTGCACGTGCGCGACATTCACCGCCGCAGGTTTTGTTCGTAGAGGACTGATCGATGCTGGTTTCTCGATGAAAAAAGTTAAGGGATTTGGCCCAAAACGGGAGATGATTGCCGGTTTAATGGAGCATAAAAAACCATTTTCCAATCTACAACCTTGGTTTGCCAGGCCTAGTCAACCTACGGTAAATGACGTGGCAATCATAGGTGGGGGTATCGCTAGCGCTGCATTAGCCGCAACCCTATGTCAACGTGGAATAAAAGTCACTTTGTATTGTAAAGATCCGCAACTGGCTCAGAATGCTTCTGGAAATAGACAAGGGGCAATCTACCCATTATTGAATAGTAACCATAGTGGCGCATCTAGGGTTTATGCTCCTGCCTTTTTATTCGCTCGACAGTTTTTTGACAACGCTTCTAAACGATTTGATTATGACCATGACTGGTGTGGTGTTACTCATTTAGCATGGAACGATAAAGCACGTGATAAACTCAACAATATATTACTCGGCAATCATTCTACCGAGCTCGTAAAATCGGTTTGCGTAGAAGATATGGATAAACTGGTCGGCCTACCTACAAGCATGGCAGGAATAACCTATCCTATGGGTGGGTGGTTGTCTCCTAGTGAGTTCACTAAGAAACTGATTCAAGAACAAATGGATAGTGGGCACTTAACACTTAGATGTAATACAAAAATTAATCGCCTAGAACAAAATGAAGATAATCATTGGGCCCTACACAGCGATAACTCATATTTTCAACACGAAGTCGTCGTCGTTGCAAACGGCCATGAAGCAACCCAATTTAATCAGACATCTTCAATACCCCAATCCGCCGTGAAAGGACAGGTTAGTCACATCCCGACTTCACCGGTATTAAAGAAACTAAAAACAGTGCTTTGTTACAACGGTTACATGACGCCTTACAATCCTAAAAATCAATATCATTGTATCGGAGCGAGTCACGACAGAACGAATATAAACCATGCCTACGATGAACATGCGCAGCAGGACAACGCTCATAAACTTGTTAGAACGCTACCAGATAAACCATGGGTGAATGAAGTAGATATTCGAGAAAGTCTCGCAAAACAAGGTATTCGTAGTACCAGTCGAGACCATTTGCCATTCGTTGGCAACGTATGCAACTTTGAATCAGTAAAAATAGAGTATGCCAACCTACTCAAAGATAAAGACGTTGACCCCGTATCGGACTATAAAAATCTTTACTGTTTTTTGGCGCTAGGAGGGCGTGGACTGTGCTCTGCCCCTTTAATGGCTGAGGTGTTAGCTTCTCAAATTTGTAATGACCCCATCCCTCTACCAGTAGATAGTTTGGAAGGCATTCACCCTGCAAAAATGTGGGTAAGGAAGCTATTAAAAGGAAGGCCTGCAAGCCAATAG
- a CDS encoding aspartate-semialdehyde dehydrogenase, which translates to MSQEFNVAVLGATGAVGETILEVLKERDFPIGNIHLLASERSEGKSYRFNGKSILVENVQDFDWSQVHIALFSAGAELSEKWAPIAADEGVVVIDNTSQFRYDYDIPLVIPEVNPEAIADFRNRNIIANPNCSTIQMLVALKPIYDEVGIERINVSTYQSVSGAGKSGIDELAGQTAKLLNGTPAEPEAFSQQIAFNCIPQIDAFMENGYTKEEMKMVWETQKIFNDPSILVNPTCVRVPVFYGHAESIHIETSAPIDAEQVVQILENTDGVEVFQEQDFPTQVRDAGGKDHVMVGRVRNDISHHSGINMWVVADNVRKGAATNAVQIAELLIRDYF; encoded by the coding sequence ATGAGCCAAGAATTTAACGTAGCAGTATTGGGTGCGACGGGTGCCGTCGGTGAGACCATACTGGAGGTTCTAAAAGAACGAGACTTTCCGATAGGTAATATCCATCTATTGGCCAGTGAACGAAGTGAAGGCAAAAGCTATCGTTTTAATGGTAAGTCAATCTTGGTAGAAAATGTTCAAGACTTTGATTGGTCTCAGGTGCACATCGCTCTGTTTTCTGCTGGTGCAGAGTTATCAGAAAAATGGGCGCCTATTGCGGCAGATGAAGGTGTAGTAGTTATCGATAACACATCTCAGTTTAGGTATGACTATGATATTCCTCTGGTTATTCCGGAAGTTAATCCAGAGGCGATTGCAGATTTTAGGAATCGAAATATTATTGCCAATCCTAACTGTTCAACTATTCAGATGTTAGTTGCACTTAAACCTATTTATGATGAAGTGGGTATAGAGCGAATCAATGTATCTACTTACCAATCGGTATCTGGTGCTGGAAAATCGGGTATAGATGAACTAGCCGGTCAAACTGCCAAACTATTGAATGGGACACCAGCGGAACCGGAAGCATTCAGCCAACAGATTGCATTTAACTGTATTCCTCAAATAGATGCCTTTATGGAAAATGGTTATACGAAAGAAGAGATGAAGATGGTTTGGGAAACCCAAAAAATCTTTAATGATCCTTCGATATTGGTAAACCCTACTTGTGTTCGTGTACCCGTGTTTTATGGACATGCAGAATCGATACATATTGAAACGAGTGCCCCTATTGATGCAGAGCAAGTAGTACAAATTCTGGAAAATACAGATGGCGTCGAAGTTTTTCAAGAACAAGATTTCCCAACTCAAGTTCGTGATGCTGGCGGTAAAGATCACGTGATGGTTGGTCGTGTAAGAAATGACATCAGTCATCACAGTGGCATCAATATGTGGGTTGTCGCAGATAACGTTCGTAAAGGTGCTGCCACCAATGCGGTACAAATTGCGGAGCTATTGATCCGAGATTATTTTTAG
- a CDS encoding 4-phosphoerythronate dehydrogenase produces the protein MKILIDEAMPYAEALFSQLGEVMMKSGRDINAEDLIDVDALMIRSVTKVNSELLTHANRLKFVGTATAGMDHVDQLLLKDKGIFFTAAPGCNKVGVAEYVFSVLMILAQQKGFSVFDKTVGIVGAGQVGSYLSEALQGIGINVLLNDPIKQAEGDTRTFVDLDYLLKEADVITLHTPITKTGDYPTHHLIDAQKLQSMRADQILINAARGPVVDNLALKQRLMQQDGFSATLDVFEQEPVVDLELLPYLDFATPHIAGYGLEGKARGTTMIYNFYCEFLETQDRANASDLLPIAPIPQVTLDRPWDEAVLQNLIQLIYDVRYDDAIFRREIEKNGAFDAMRKNYWDRREYSAIRLVGDKTCQLEPLSKLGFQIEVEK, from the coding sequence ATGAAAATCTTAATTGATGAAGCTATGCCTTATGCTGAAGCGCTATTTAGTCAGCTTGGTGAAGTAATGATGAAATCTGGTCGAGACATTAACGCGGAAGATTTAATAGACGTAGATGCATTAATGATTCGTTCTGTCACCAAGGTTAATTCTGAACTTTTGACTCATGCAAATCGTTTGAAATTTGTAGGTACAGCAACCGCTGGCATGGACCATGTAGACCAGCTATTACTTAAAGACAAAGGTATCTTCTTTACTGCTGCACCGGGTTGTAACAAAGTTGGTGTTGCGGAATACGTGTTTAGCGTTTTAATGATTCTCGCTCAACAGAAGGGCTTTTCTGTTTTTGATAAGACAGTTGGAATTGTCGGAGCAGGACAAGTTGGTAGTTACTTGTCTGAAGCGTTGCAAGGTATCGGTATCAATGTATTGCTTAATGACCCAATAAAGCAAGCAGAAGGAGATACGAGAACGTTCGTAGACTTGGATTATCTTCTTAAAGAAGCGGATGTTATTACATTGCATACACCAATTACTAAAACAGGTGATTACCCAACTCATCATTTGATAGATGCACAAAAGCTACAAAGTATGCGAGCTGATCAGATATTAATAAATGCGGCTAGAGGTCCAGTCGTCGATAATTTGGCTCTTAAACAACGTTTGATGCAGCAAGACGGATTCAGTGCAACTTTAGATGTGTTTGAGCAAGAACCTGTTGTAGACCTTGAACTTTTACCCTATCTAGATTTTGCTACGCCGCATATAGCGGGTTACGGCCTAGAAGGAAAAGCTCGCGGTACGACGATGATCTACAATTTTTATTGTGAGTTCCTAGAAACACAAGACAGAGCGAATGCTTCAGATTTACTTCCAATCGCCCCCATCCCTCAAGTTACGCTTGATAGACCATGGGATGAAGCGGTTCTACAGAATCTTATTCAGTTAATTTATGATGTACGATATGACGACGCTATATTTCGTCGCGAAATTGAGAAAAACGGCGCATTTGACGCAATGCGTAAAAACTATTGGGATAGAAGAGAATATAGTGCAATTCGCTTAGTTGGTGATAAAACATGCCAGCTAGAACCACTAAGCAAATTAGGTTTTCAAATAGAGGTAGAGAAATGA
- the fabB gene encoding beta-ketoacyl-ACP synthase I: MKRAVITGMGIVSSIGNNVEEVLESLKAGKSGINESEQFKEMGLRSQVWGDLKIKPAEHIDRKKMRFMGDAAAYAYLSMEQAIEDADLKDDQVSNIRTGIVVGSGGASALNQTLAVDTLREKGVRRVGPYMVTRTMSSTVSACLATPFKILGVNYSMSSACATSAHCIGHAVELIQLGKQDVIFAGGGEELDWSQTMMFDAMGALSTKYNDTPEKSSRTYDANRDGFVISGGGGIVVVEELEHALARGAKIYGEIVGYGATSDGYDMTAPSGEGAARCMRDAMQNVDSVDYVNTHGTSTPIGDGKELEAIQEVFGGNSPAISATKAMTGHALGAAGVHEAIYSTLMLENSFIAPSINIDELDAAAEGLDIVTERRDQEITTVMSNSFGFGGTNATLVIKKYEA, from the coding sequence ATGAAACGCGCTGTCATCACTGGTATGGGTATTGTGTCTAGTATCGGTAATAACGTTGAAGAAGTACTAGAGTCTCTTAAAGCAGGCAAATCAGGTATCAACGAATCTGAACAGTTCAAAGAGATGGGCCTACGTTCTCAAGTGTGGGGCGATCTTAAGATCAAACCAGCAGAACATATTGATCGCAAAAAAATGCGTTTTATGGGAGATGCAGCCGCTTACGCTTACCTTTCTATGGAACAAGCTATTGAAGATGCGGATCTAAAAGATGATCAGGTATCTAACATTCGTACAGGAATTGTAGTGGGTTCTGGTGGTGCTTCAGCATTAAACCAAACGCTGGCTGTGGATACACTGCGTGAAAAAGGCGTTCGTCGAGTTGGGCCTTACATGGTAACTCGTACTATGTCATCTACGGTATCTGCATGTTTGGCAACACCATTTAAAATTCTTGGTGTTAACTACTCGATGAGTTCAGCATGTGCAACTTCAGCACACTGTATCGGCCATGCGGTAGAGTTAATTCAACTTGGCAAACAAGATGTGATTTTTGCTGGTGGTGGCGAAGAGCTCGATTGGAGTCAGACTATGATGTTTGACGCCATGGGCGCGCTATCAACTAAATATAATGATACACCCGAAAAGTCTTCACGCACCTATGACGCTAACAGAGATGGTTTTGTAATTTCTGGTGGTGGCGGTATCGTCGTTGTTGAAGAACTCGAACATGCTCTTGCTCGTGGTGCGAAGATCTACGGTGAAATTGTAGGTTATGGTGCCACTTCAGACGGTTATGATATGACGGCGCCTTCTGGTGAAGGTGCGGCTCGTTGTATGAGAGATGCGATGCAGAACGTCGACAGTGTTGACTATGTAAACACCCACGGCACATCAACACCTATCGGTGATGGTAAAGAGCTAGAGGCTATTCAAGAAGTCTTTGGTGGTAACAGTCCTGCTATTTCGGCGACAAAAGCAATGACGGGTCATGCTCTTGGTGCAGCAGGTGTGCATGAAGCTATCTATTCAACATTAATGTTAGAAAACAGCTTTATTGCACCAAGTATTAACATCGATGAATTGGATGCTGCTGCTGAAGGTCTCGATATCGTAACGGAAAGACGCGATCAAGAAATCACTACAGTAATGTCTAATAGCTTTGGCTTTGGTGGTACAAACGCGACTTTAGTTATTAAGAAATACGAAGCGTAA